From Penaeus vannamei isolate JL-2024 chromosome 12, ASM4276789v1, whole genome shotgun sequence, the proteins below share one genomic window:
- the LOC113821843 gene encoding larval cuticle protein 2 encodes MKFQLLLVLVGLAAFAFARPDVLDFEGDDHEHEQEGEPGNSVEGTYSWTSPEGEEFFVKYVADEDGYRVVESNAVPRTHDGVAADGNQGSFDDEEEEEGDDE; translated from the exons ATGAAGTTCCAG CTCCTCCTCGTCCTTGTGGGTCTcgccgccttcgccttcgcccgCCCCGACGTCCTGGACTTCGAGGGCGACGACCACGAGCACGAGCAGGAGGGAGAACCAGGGAACTCCGTCGAGGGAACGTACAG CTGGACGTCTCCCGAAGGCGAGGAGTTCTTCGTGAAGTATGTGGCTGACGAGGACGGCTACCGCGTGGTGGAGTCCAACGCCGTCCCTCGCACTCACGACGGCGTGGCAGCGGACGGGAACCAGGGGTCTtttgatgacgaggaggaggaagaaggtgatgacGAATAG